Within Schumannella luteola, the genomic segment GCGGCGTAGTCGACGGGCTCGCGCGCGCTCTGCTGGTCGGGCCGCACGACGACGATCACCAGGAACAGCACGATCGCGAGCGAGGCGATCAGCGCGATGACGAGGTTGAAGGTCGTCTGGTTCGCGTAGTGCTTGCGGCGCGACTCGGCCTTGCGGTCGGCCGTCTCCTGGGGGGTCTCGGGACGGCCGAGCTCGGCGACGACGCGCTGCTGGGGGCTCACGAGGCGTCGTCGGCCGCGGCGCGGGCGGCGTCCAGGCGGGCGCGGGCGCCGAGCAGCCACTCCTCGCAGCGCTTCGCGAGGGCTTCTCCGCGCTCCCAGAGGGCGAGCGACTGCTCGAGCGTCGCCGCGCCCTGCTCGAGGTCGGTCACGACTCGCACGAGCTCGTCGCGGGCCTCTTCGTAGCTCAGCTCGGCGATGTCGGCGGCGGCCTGGGAACCGCTGGCGGGGGAGTCGGTCACGGCCACGATCCTACCCGCGACCCTCGGCGCGCTCGGCCGCCTCGACCCCGTCGACGGTGGCCGCGACGGCGCCGTCGGCGACGGTGACGCGCAGGGCCGAGCCGAGCGGCGCGTCCTCGATCGAGCGCAGCGCGCGGCCGTCGGGCAGCTGAGCGATCGCGTAACCGCGCTCAAGGGTGCGCTTCGGGCTCAGTGCGCGCAGGTGGCCGGTGAGCTCGCCGATGCGCGCCGTCGCGCGCTCGAGGCGGTGGTCCATGAGCTCGCTGCCGCGCGC encodes:
- a CDS encoding exodeoxyribonuclease VII small subunit, with translation MTDSPASGSQAAADIAELSYEEARDELVRVVTDLEQGAATLEQSLALWERGEALAKRCEEWLLGARARLDAARAAADDAS